TGAACCTGGACCTGCGCCAGACGCAGGTGGAGTGGCCCGGCGGCAAGGCCGTGGACATGCCGGTGTTCTACTTCACCCAGTTGCTGGGGCGCGCCCTGGGCGTGCCGGATGCGGAACTGGGGCTGGAGCAGCTGTGCGTGGACCCGGGCATCGCCTTCCGCCGCGCGGCGCAGGTTGTAGCGGCGCGGCAGGCCGAAGAGGCCGCGCAGGCAGCCAAGGCTGCTGCCAAGGCAGCGCAGGCCAGGCAGGCCGCCGCAGTGAATGAAGGGGGCAGGGCATGAGAATAGGTGTTTTCGTCTGCCACTGCGGCAGCAACATCGGCGGCACCGTGGACGTGCCCGGCGTGGCCGAGGTGGCCCGCGCCTACCCCGACGTGGTCTTTTCCTCCGACACCATGTACGCGTGCTCCGAACCGGGGCAGGCGGCCATCGTGGACGCCATCAGGGAACATGCGCTGGACGGCGTGGTGGTTGCCTCGTGCACCCCGCGCATGCACGAACCCACCTTCCGCCGCACGGTGGAACGGGCCGGGCTGAACCGCTACATGTTCGAAATGGCCAACATCCGCGAGCATGTCTCGTGGATCGGGAAGGACCGCGAGGCCAACAGCAACAAGGCTGCGGAGCTGGTCCGCATGGCCGTGGAAAAGCTGCGCCTGAACGCCCCGCTGTACCCCAAGTCGTTCGACGTGACCAAGCGCGTGCTGGTCATCGGCGGCGGGGTGGCGGGCATCCAGGCGGCGCTGGACTGCGCCGACGGCGGCATCGAAGTGGTGCTGGTGGAGCGCGAATCGACCATCGGCGGCAAGATGGCCAAGCTGGACAAGACGTTCCCCACCGTGGACTGTTCCAGCTGCATCCTTGGCCCCAAGATGGTGGACGTGTCGCAGCACCCCAACATCCGCCTGTACGCCCATGCCGAGGTAGAGAAGATCGGCGGCTACGTGGGCAACTTCAAGGTGGACGTGCGGCGCAAGGCCACCTACGTGGACTGGGAACTGTGCACCGGCTGCGGCCTGTGCATGGAAAAGTGCCCCAGCAGGAAGTCGCCCGATGCGTTCAACGAGCACGTGGGCGTCACCACTTCCATCAACATTCCGTTCCCGCAGGCCATCCCCAAGAAGGCCATCATCGATCCCGCGTCCTGCCGCCAGTTCGTCAAGGGCAAGTGCGGCGTGTGCGCCAAGGTGTGCCCCACCGGGGCCATCCGCTACGACATGGAAGACCAGGTGGTCACCGAGGAAGTGGGGGCCATCATCACGGCCACGGGCTACGACCTGTTCGACTACACCAAGTACGCGGAATACGGCGGCGGGCGCTACCCGGACGTTATCACCTCCTTGCAGTACGAGCGGCTGCTGTCGGCGTCCGGCCCCACGGGCGGGCACGTCAAGCGCCCGTCGGACGGCAAGGAGCCCAAGACCGTGGTGTTCATCCAGTGCGTGGGCTCGCGCGACCGTTCGGTGGACCGACCGTACTGCAGCGGCTTCTGCTGCATGTACACCGCCAAGCAGGCGGTGCTGACCAAGGACCACATCCCCGATTCGCGCAGCTACGTGTTCTACATGGACATCCGCGCCAACGGGAAGATGTACGAGGAATTCACCCGCCGGGCCATGGAAGAGTACGGCGTGCAGTACGTGCGCGGCCGCGTGTCCATGATCGTCCCGCAGGGCGACACGTACCTGGTGCGCGGGGTGGATACGCTGCTCGGCGAACAGGTGGAGGTGCCCGCCGACCTGGTGGTGCTGGCCGTGGGGGCGGAATCGTCCCACGGGGCGCCGCAACTGGCCGAAAAGCTGCGCATCTCGTACGATAATTACGGCTTCTTCATGGAAAGCCATTGCAAGCTGCGTCCGGTGGAAACCAATACCGCGGGGGTCTACCTTGCCGGTGCGTGCCAGGGCCCCAAGGACATCCCGTCCTCGGTGGGGCAGGGCAGTGCGGCGGCGGCCAAGGTGCTGGGCCTTTTCTCGCGCGGCAGGCTGGAAAGCGACCCGCAGATCTCGCAGGTGGACGTGCGCCGCTGCGTGGGCTGCGGCAAGTGCATCACCACCTGTCCCTACGGGGCCATCGAATGGATGGAACTGCGCGGCGAGATGAAGGCCCGCGTCATTGAAACGGTGTGCCAGGGCTGCGGCATCTGCACGGTCACCTGTCCGCAGGGGGCCATCCAGCTGCAGCACTTCACCGACAACCAGATCCTCGCGGAGGTCAACGCACTATGCCTGTCCTGAAGGGGAAGGAACTCCGCGTCGTAGGGTTCCTGTGCAACTGGTGCTCGTACGGCGGTGCCGACACCGCCGGGGTCGGGCGATTCTCGCAGCCCACGGACCTGCGCATCATCCGCGTGCCCTGTTCCGGCCGCGTGGACCCCATGTTCGTGGTCAAGGCGCTGCTGGGCGGCGCGGACGGGGTACTGGTTTCCGGCTGCCACCCGCGCGACTGTCACTACAGCCAGGGCAACTTCTACGCCCGGCGTCGCCTTGAAACGCTGAAAACCTTCCTGCCCGCCCTCGGCATCGACCCGGACCGCTTCCAGTACACCTGGGTTTCCGCGTCGGAAGGGCAGCGCTGGAAGAACGTGGTCTCCACGTTTGTTGAAAAGGTGCACCAGCTGGGACATGCCCCGCGCATAGAGGAAGCCGCTCCGTACCTGCCGCTGGCGGCGGGGGGCGACAGCCCGCGCGCGCCGCTGCGCCCGCTTGCGTACCCGGCGGCGGGAACGCTGGCCGCATCGCTGGAGCAACTGCGCGAGAAGATTCGCGCGGCGCTGCCGGAACTGGACTGCGTCATCGGCTGGCAGCAGGGCTTTGACGCGCTGCACGCCACGCCGCTGTTCATGCGCAAGCCGGAAGACGTGGACAAGCTGACCTGGGGCCCGCTGAACGTGCACAACCTGGCCACCTACCTGCCGCAGTTCAAGAACCGCAAGGTGGGCGTGGTGGTGAAGGGGTGCGACAGCCGCTCGGTCATCGAGCTGTTGCAGGAAAAGCTGGTGGAGCCCGACAACGTGCGGGTGTTCGGCATGGCCTGCGAGGGCGTGGTGGACATGGCCCGCGTGCAGAAAACGCTGGACGCGGGTAACGCGGATGGCGCGATGTGCGCAGACGTGGCGCCTGCGGCGGTGGCGGCGGAAGGCGACGGCCTGACCGTTGAGGGAGAAGCCCCCGCGCGTCTGAAGCTGGCCGACGTGGTGGCGGAAAAGTGCCGCACCTGCGACACGCCGGTGCCCCTGCTGGGCGACGTGGTGGAGGGCAACGCCTCCGCCCCGGCGGGCCCCGCGCCCGACGCGCCGCCCAGTCTTGAAGTGCTGGACGCCATGACCCCGGAACAGCGGCGCGGCTTCTGGCGCGCCCAGATGGACCGCTGCCTGCGCTGCTACGCCTGCCGCAACGCGTGCCCCATGTGCGTGTGCCGCGACCACTGCATTGCCGAAAGCCGCGACCCGCACTGGACCACCCAGGAAGGCAACGTGCGCGAGAAGTTGCAGTTCCAGGTCATCCATGCCCTGCACCTGGCCGGGCGCTGCACCGAATGCGGTGAATGCCAGCGGGCCTGCCCGGTGAACATCCCGGTGCTGTCCCTCAAGCAGTGGATGAACCGTTCGGTGCGCACCCTGTTCGACTACCGCGCGGGCGTTGACGTGAATGCGGTGCCGCCGCTGCTGGCCTTTGCCGTGGAAGAAAAGAACATCAAGGAGCATGGGCTGTGATGAGCTTCGCACGATACATCGCGCGCGGCGAACTTGCCCGCGCCCTCGACGACATGGCTCGGGGCCGCGTGACCTACGCACCCCGCCGCGAAGGCGACGCCGTGGTCTTCCGCCCCCGCGCGGAAGGCGAGGAACCGCTGCTGGCCCGCGCCACGGTGCCGCCCAAGGGCGTCATCTTTCCGCAGAGCGAGCGGCTGTTCGCCTTCATCCGCGAAAAGGACCCCAACGACCCCGGCCACACCACCGTGCGGCTGGATTCCACCGTGGACATCGAACCGGCGCTGATCTTCGGCGGTCGCCCGTGCGACGCGCGCGGCTTCCACATCTTCGACCGGGTCTACCTGAACGGCCCCCACCGCGACCCGTACTACGCGGCCCGGCGCGAGGCCACCGTGGTGGTCACCCTGGCCTGCAACAAGGCCGGGTCCACCTGCTTCTGCCACTGGACCGGCTGCGGCCCGGCGGACACCACCGGCTCGGACATCCTGCTGACCCCCGTGGGCGAGGGCGCTGACGCCGGTTTCGTGGCCGTGGCCGTCACCGAGCGCGGCGGCGCCGTGCTGGAAGCCGCCAACCTGCCCGAGGCCGACGCCGCCCGTTCGGACGCCGCCCAGGCCGTGCATGCGGCCACCCAGGCGGCGCTGGACGCGCAAAGCCCGGCCCGGGACCTGTCCGCCACGCCGGCGCGGCTGCTGGAACGCTTCAGCGACAGCGACTTCTGGCGCGACATGTCGGACAAGTGCCTGTCCTGCGGGGCGTGCACCTACCTGTGCCCCACCTGCTACTGCTTCAACATCACCGACGAGAACGACGGCGGCGACGGCATGCGCGGCAGGCGGCTGCGCAGTTGGGACAACTGCATGTCCTCGTTGTTCACCCGCGAGGCCAGCGGCCACAACCCGCGCATGGGCAAGGCCCTGCGCCTGCGCAACCGCGTGGGCCACAAGTTCTCGTACTATCCGCAACTGCACGAGGGCGTGGTGTCGTGCAACGGCTGCGGCCGCTGCATCACCGGCTGCCCGGTATCCGTGGACATCCGCGAGATGGTGGTGCGCGCCACCGAAGCCAATGAGGAGACCCCCAATGCCTGACGCCATCACCCCGCAAGCGGGCGCGCACGCCACCACCCTGGGCACGGGGTTCACCGACAACCCCTACCTGCCCGACGTGGCCACCGTGCTGGAAACCGTGCAGGAAACCCCGACCATCAAGACCCTGCGCGTGCGCATCGACGACCCGGCGCGCATGGAGTCCTTCCGCTTCAACCCCGGCCAGGTGGGCCAGCTTTCGCTGTTCGGCGTGGGCGAATCCACCTTCGTCATCAACTCGCCGCCCACCCGCATGGACTACCTGCAATTCAGCATCATGCGCGCGGGTGAGGTGACCGCCGCCCTGCACGGGCTGAAGCCCGGCGACAAGGTGGGCGTGCGCGCCCCGCTGGGCAACTGGTTTCCGTTCGAGGACATGCGCGGCAAGGACATAGTGTTCGTGGGCGGGGGCATCGGCATGGCCCCGCTGCGCACGCTGCTGCTGTACATGCTGGACAACCGGGCCGACTACGGCAACATCACGCTGCTGTACGGCGCGCGTACGCCGAGCGACATGGCCTTCCGCGACGACGTGCAGGAATGGCTGGGCCGCTCCGACATGCAGACCACGCTGACCGTGGACCAGGCCCCGGAAGACTGGCCGCACCGTGCGGGGCTGATTCCCCACGTGCTGCTGGACCTGGCCCCGTCCAATGCCAACAGTGTTGCCGTGCTGTGCGGCCCGCCCATCATGATCAAGTTCACGGTGGAAGCGCTGAAGAAACTGCACTTCGCCGACGAGCAGATCATCACCACGCTGGAACGGCGCATGAAGTGCGGCATCGGCATCTGCGGGCGCTGCAACATCGGCACGAAATACGTGTGCATGGACGGGCCGGTGTTTACGTATGCGGAGTTGCGCGACTTGCCCAACGAACTCTAACCGCAAGTTGGCTTTTGCCCGCTGGCTGCGTCAACCGGCGCCCGCCATGCGGTCGAATACGAGAAGAGTATGCTCCCGCCTGGCGGGCTTGGTTTCCTTGCCAGCGAACAAAATCCTGCCTTGCGGGCGGGAGCGCGGGCAGACGGGATAACTGCTCCCCGCCAGCACTGAGAGTACTTTCGGAAAGTCCACAAGCCCCTGGCGCGGAAGTGCCGCGCGGGGACCTACGGAGAGCATATGGCCGAGTTCTTCAACGCCGCAGACGTCACCGCCGCCGCCATCCGCATCGAGCAGCGCGGCCAGGACGTGTACAATCAGGCCGTGGCCATGGCCACCAAGCCGGAAGTCAGGGCGCTGTTCCAGCATCTTGCCGCCGAAGAGGCCAGGCACGAGGCAACCTTCCGCGCCATGGCCGACCGCGTCGGCCCCGTGGAACTGCCCGCGTGGAGCATTGCCGCCGAGTACGTGGAATATCTGCACGCGCTGCTTGATTCGCACGCGCTGTTCACCCAGGCCGGTACCCTGACCGCGCTCAAGGGGGCCGCCGACGACCACGCCGCCGCCTTGCGCATGGCCATCCAGTTCGAGAAGGACACCCTGCTGTTCTTCACCGAAATGCGCGAACTGGTGCCCGCCGGGGAAAAGGCGGCGGTGGATGCCTGCATTGCGGAAGAACGCGCCCATCTGCGCGCCCTTACCGCCATGCTGGCGCAAGTGAACGCATAGCCCTTTGCGCACTGGCGGCCGCCAGTGCATGCATGTTCCGCGCGCAACGACTGACGCAACGGCGCGCGCGGGGCCGGTCCGCACCGGGTGTGGCCCGGCGCAATGGAGGGGCGGACGGCCGGAAAGAGGCACCCGGCCGTCCGTCATCTCCATGGTCAGCGTCG
This genomic window from Nitratidesulfovibrio sp. SRB-5 contains:
- a CDS encoding 4Fe-4S dicluster domain-containing protein; translated protein: MSFARYIARGELARALDDMARGRVTYAPRREGDAVVFRPRAEGEEPLLARATVPPKGVIFPQSERLFAFIREKDPNDPGHTTVRLDSTVDIEPALIFGGRPCDARGFHIFDRVYLNGPHRDPYYAARREATVVVTLACNKAGSTCFCHWTGCGPADTTGSDILLTPVGEGADAGFVAVAVTERGGAVLEAANLPEADAARSDAAQAVHAATQAALDAQSPARDLSATPARLLERFSDSDFWRDMSDKCLSCGACTYLCPTCYCFNITDENDGGDGMRGRRLRSWDNCMSSLFTREASGHNPRMGKALRLRNRVGHKFSYYPQLHEGVVSCNGCGRCITGCPVSVDIREMVVRATEANEETPNA
- a CDS encoding hydrogenase iron-sulfur subunit — translated: MPVLKGKELRVVGFLCNWCSYGGADTAGVGRFSQPTDLRIIRVPCSGRVDPMFVVKALLGGADGVLVSGCHPRDCHYSQGNFYARRRLETLKTFLPALGIDPDRFQYTWVSASEGQRWKNVVSTFVEKVHQLGHAPRIEEAAPYLPLAAGGDSPRAPLRPLAYPAAGTLAASLEQLREKIRAALPELDCVIGWQQGFDALHATPLFMRKPEDVDKLTWGPLNVHNLATYLPQFKNRKVGVVVKGCDSRSVIELLQEKLVEPDNVRVFGMACEGVVDMARVQKTLDAGNADGAMCADVAPAAVAAEGDGLTVEGEAPARLKLADVVAEKCRTCDTPVPLLGDVVEGNASAPAGPAPDAPPSLEVLDAMTPEQRRGFWRAQMDRCLRCYACRNACPMCVCRDHCIAESRDPHWTTQEGNVREKLQFQVIHALHLAGRCTECGECQRACPVNIPVLSLKQWMNRSVRTLFDYRAGVDVNAVPPLLAFAVEEKNIKEHGL
- a CDS encoding ferritin-like domain-containing protein; amino-acid sequence: MAEFFNAADVTAAAIRIEQRGQDVYNQAVAMATKPEVRALFQHLAAEEARHEATFRAMADRVGPVELPAWSIAAEYVEYLHALLDSHALFTQAGTLTALKGAADDHAAALRMAIQFEKDTLLFFTEMRELVPAGEKAAVDACIAEERAHLRALTAMLAQVNA
- a CDS encoding CoB--CoM heterodisulfide reductase iron-sulfur subunit A family protein; amino-acid sequence: MRIGVFVCHCGSNIGGTVDVPGVAEVARAYPDVVFSSDTMYACSEPGQAAIVDAIREHALDGVVVASCTPRMHEPTFRRTVERAGLNRYMFEMANIREHVSWIGKDREANSNKAAELVRMAVEKLRLNAPLYPKSFDVTKRVLVIGGGVAGIQAALDCADGGIEVVLVERESTIGGKMAKLDKTFPTVDCSSCILGPKMVDVSQHPNIRLYAHAEVEKIGGYVGNFKVDVRRKATYVDWELCTGCGLCMEKCPSRKSPDAFNEHVGVTTSINIPFPQAIPKKAIIDPASCRQFVKGKCGVCAKVCPTGAIRYDMEDQVVTEEVGAIITATGYDLFDYTKYAEYGGGRYPDVITSLQYERLLSASGPTGGHVKRPSDGKEPKTVVFIQCVGSRDRSVDRPYCSGFCCMYTAKQAVLTKDHIPDSRSYVFYMDIRANGKMYEEFTRRAMEEYGVQYVRGRVSMIVPQGDTYLVRGVDTLLGEQVEVPADLVVLAVGAESSHGAPQLAEKLRISYDNYGFFMESHCKLRPVETNTAGVYLAGACQGPKDIPSSVGQGSAAAAKVLGLFSRGRLESDPQISQVDVRRCVGCGKCITTCPYGAIEWMELRGEMKARVIETVCQGCGICTVTCPQGAIQLQHFTDNQILAEVNALCLS
- a CDS encoding FAD/NAD(P)-binding protein, with the protein product MPDAITPQAGAHATTLGTGFTDNPYLPDVATVLETVQETPTIKTLRVRIDDPARMESFRFNPGQVGQLSLFGVGESTFVINSPPTRMDYLQFSIMRAGEVTAALHGLKPGDKVGVRAPLGNWFPFEDMRGKDIVFVGGGIGMAPLRTLLLYMLDNRADYGNITLLYGARTPSDMAFRDDVQEWLGRSDMQTTLTVDQAPEDWPHRAGLIPHVLLDLAPSNANSVAVLCGPPIMIKFTVEALKKLHFADEQIITTLERRMKCGIGICGRCNIGTKYVCMDGPVFTYAELRDLPNEL